The following DNA comes from Nycticebus coucang isolate mNycCou1 chromosome 19, mNycCou1.pri, whole genome shotgun sequence.
TTAGGTAATGTTCCCCTGTCTTGCACATCCCTGAAACTTCTGAGGGCTTTTAGGGATATTTTATGAAATGAACTCATGTTCAATATATTGAAAATAGTTTATTTGGTCTCTTTTAGGTGTCTTATAGAGCTCAACACACTGGGATCGTAAAGATTGTTGCTCAGATGGTGGCTGTGTGGGTGTTGGCCTTTTTAGCGAATGGGCCAATGATTCTAATCACAGAGTCTTGGAAGGATGGGAGTAATGCCTGCGAACCTGGATTTTTTTCACATTGGTATGTGCTGGTCTTCACATCATTCTTGGAATTCCTGATCCCAGTCGTCTTAGTTACTTATTTCAACTTGAATATTTACTGGAGCCTATGGAAGAGTTCTAATCTCAGCAGGTGCCAAAGCCATTCTGGACCCCCCTGCATCTCCTCCAGCAACTGCGGACACTCAATCAGACTCTTTTCAAGGACATCTCTTCCGAAGGAAGCAGCTGCATCCTTTCGTTCcgagagacagagaagaaagagcAGTGTCTTGTTTTCCTTAAAAACCCAGAAGAACAACAGTATAATTGCTTCCAAAATGAGGTCCTTGTCCCAATCAGATTCTGTAGCTCCTCACCAAAGGGAATATCTTGAACTTCTCAGAGCCAGGAAATTAGCCAAGTCACTGGCCATTCTCTTAGGTGTTTTTGCCATTTGCTGGGCTCCATATTCTCTGTTCACAATTGTTCTTTCAATTTACCCCCCAAAGGAACGTCCTAAATCACAGTGGTATGAAATTGCCTTTTGGCTTCAGTGGTTCAATTCCGTTGTCAATCCTTTTTTGTATCCATTGTGTCACAGGCGTTTTCAGAAGGCTTTCTTGAGAATATTTTGCAGGAGAAAGCAACCCACACCACCACACCATCAGTCATTATCTTCCTAAAGATAATTTTCTCACTTCCGTAAATTTTACTTTTGATCTCACCTAACTGAATTAGAACTGGCTTTCATCTTTCCCTTTCCACTCTACCAAAAAAGACCATACAATTGTACcacttaaaaatcaaaaaaataaaacaaaacacccgAGTCCAGAAGTCAAATTATTCCAGTGAATACTCACAGGATAATTATGAATTGACAATAATATTTTTGCAAACTCATAGCCTCGAAAGTACATTTTTCTTAGTCATCACCTCTTCCTTGCTCTTTAGATCTTGATACAATGTCAATTGCAAAACtccaaggtttttgttttgctaCTGTCTTGagtgtatttccatttttaaacattatagTAATAGAAACTTACCCAGTTTGAAAATTATTGCCCAAAGTATGAAGTAGAAAAAAGAGCCTCtttgctgaggttggacaacACTGCCGTGAGGAGTGGGCAGGTGAGTTGGAGTTTGAGTTGGTAAGGACAGGGAGTGGGAATGTGTCCAGGACAGCTTGTATTTCCAGACTTTGTATTCCTGATCCCACGAAGTAAGAAAGTGTGGTGGGGCAGAGGAAAGAGTGGGAGAGAGCAGCTCTCAAAAGCCCACCAGGAAGTtatctgggaggcccaggcaatcACAGGATTGGAGGGCAAGGGGGACAGGTAGTGTTAGCTGTGGTTGACAGTAAGTACGGCTAGTCCCTTTCCTTCCTGACCTCTTCTTCCAATGTCTACAGCAGCTAAATTGCTAGAAATTCTCTTTGTGAAAAAATataggagaaagaggaaggctAAGAGATGGTGAAAGGCCTAGTTGGTTAAATTAGATAAACGCAGTGAAACAGTCATTGAACTAGTAGAGGTCAGTAGTTATTAATAAGACAATGctggttcggtgcctgtggctcaagctgctaaggcaccagccacatacacctgagccagcgggtttgaatccagcccgggcccgccaaacaacaatgatggctgcaaccaaaaaatagccgggcgttgtggcaggtgcctgtagtcccagctacttgggaggctgaggcaagagaatcgcttaagccatgcagttggaggttgctctacccaggatgacagcttgaggctctgtctcaaaaaaaagacattgcTGTGTTTTATATCTTTAACACATTTGCCCAATATTTTATATCGCAGTGTGCATAGTTAttcctttattttgtatttagcaTGAGTCATACTTTGCTGGTGATTCCCATTTTATTAATATGGTGATGTTttgtccatttaattttttttaattattcccttttttcagtgttttctgtctaactttgtcataaaatttcatttttctcataatttCATCTCTCCTATAATGTTTTATCAGTGTTCCTTTTG
Coding sequences within:
- the HRH4 gene encoding histamine H4 receptor, yielding MMSDTNSTINILLNTRITLAFLMYLLAFAIMLGNAVVILAFVVDKNLRHRSNYFLLNLAISDFFVGVISIPLYVPHKMFNWNFGKEVCVFWLIIDYLLCTASVYNIVLISYDRYQSVSNAVSYRAQHTGIVKIVAQMVAVWVLAFLANGPMILITESWKDGSNACEPGFFSHWYVLVFTSFLEFLIPVVLVTYFNLNIYWSLWKSSNLSRCQSHSGPPCISSSNCGHSIRLFSRTSLPKEAAASFRSERQRRKSSVLFSLKTQKNNSIIASKMRSLSQSDSVAPHQREYLELLRARKLAKSLAILLGVFAICWAPYSLFTIVLSIYPPKERPKSQWYEIAFWLQWFNSVVNPFLYPLCHRRFQKAFLRIFCRRKQPTPPHHQSLSS